The genomic DNA TCAGTGAGCTGGAGTCCTTGAAGGTCTTCTTACATTCGTTGCAGCTGAAGCGCCTCACGCTGGCATGCCGCCGCTGGTGCTTATGGAGGTTCTGCAGCTGGCCGAAGCCCTTGCCACACTCCAGACACTGCCAAGGCTGCTCCCTTGTGTGGGTGCGCTGGTGGGTGCGAAGGTTGCCCTGGCTCTTGAAGTGCCTGCTGCAGTCCTGGCAGCGGAAGGTCCCCTCCTTGGTGTGCACTCGCCGATGCACCGCCAGGGTTTTTGCGTGGGCAAAGCTCTGGTTGCAGCTGTGGCAGCTGTAGGGCCGCTGCTCGCTGTGCACACGCTGGTGTCTCTTCAGGTTGGCCGCCTGGCTGAAGGTCTTCCCGCACTCTTTGCAGGTGAATGGTGGCTCTTGCTGCGTCTGCTTCCTCTGGAGAGCAGGTTCTGTTAGGTAGGTCCCCAACACTAGATGTATGCTTGGCTCCTGCTGGGTTGCATTGCCGGCCATTCGCTGCTTTTTGCAGTGAGTCTTGCGTCTGTCCTCTTGCAGGGCCGTGTCCCCAGTCAAGGGCACCCCACTCTCAGGGCATACATGCTGCCCTTCTGGATCTCCtacagagaggggaaaaaagccaATTTCATGTGTTACCATTGTGTAGTTTAAACAGTAAATCCCTGAAACACAAGGGaccatgtttttctttatttcaatgGCCATTTCAAACAGGGTTCCCGCTAGAAACAAAAAACTCTTCGCCACGAGTCTTGTGCCACAAATTCCAGGTGATTATGGGTGTAGTTTGATGCATGTCGACAAGTGTTTGATGTTGACAAGTCCAAAGTAAATCTGTCAACTAGAGCCAGGTTTCCTTTAGCGTGGGGCCTACCTGCAATGCTGTCATCAGGGGAAGACAAAGAGAACTCCCCCGAGTCACAGGGGATCCCAGTACTGCCCCGCACCTGGGACACGTCCTCTGGCACATCCTGCTCCCCCTTTTCAGCCTCTCGAGAGACAGACTGGATGGCAGTCAGCTCGATCAGCTCCTCCTTACAGTCCAGACTGTTCCCTGGCAAGCAGCCACCTTCCCCCTGCCCGTCCCTGGCCCTGTCCCGGCGGCTATGCTTCCTGAGACACATCTGCCTCCCCGTAGGGGTGGCAGGAAGACCCTGGATCTCACCTTTCACCAGGGGGGATTTCATCACTACTGCTTATACCTCATGagcctgagacagagagagagagttacagAATGAATACCTACTGCATTTGTATCTGTGGGGACGGCAATGACACTCCCATTGCACACCCGTAACTCACATTTTATTAACTAAACATGTCAGCCTGAGCAAACAGTCTACAGCTAGAATAACTTTCTTCTGTTCTTAATAATTACCTCCATTAAGGCTTTAAACAGGCCTTGAGCTTGTATTGCTGTAGGTGGCATTGCACTGacgaaaaatatattttttgaattaACTTGTATGTAATGGACCCATCCATATCACAGAAAGACAGCAaggtaattaatttaataatgcattttcctggcaaccaacattatatttatttatttacttacttagaACAGAAAGAATTACCAATGAAATATgaccactgacacactgtcactgtcccAAACATTTAATGGACAGAGTTGGCTGATCAGACCTAGGCCAATCCACCTGCAATACACTACTGCAACTTACTGAAATGCAGAAACAGTTTGCATAtgaacattttcttttataaattaaattgtgcGTTTGTTTATTTCCCACGGTGATAATGGGCTTCTCTGTATGCACATCTATTCGCCAGGAAATGTCTCTGTACTAGTCAATGGTGGTTTAATTGCTTTATTCCCATGTGTTATCATACGTGATCCATTGCTAAGAGCCGAGGCTTTATTCACTA from Amia ocellicauda isolate fAmiCal2 chromosome 1, fAmiCal2.hap1, whole genome shotgun sequence includes the following:
- the LOC136753969 gene encoding zinc finger protein 345, with product MKSPLVKGEIQGLPATPTGRQMCLRKHSRRDRARDGQGEGGCLPGNSLDCKEELIELTAIQSVSREAEKGEQDVPEDVSQVRGSTGIPCDSGEFSLSSPDDSIAGDPEGQHVCPESGVPLTGDTALQEDRRKTHCKKQRMAGNATQQEPSIHLVLGTYLTEPALQRKQTQQEPPFTCKECGKTFSQAANLKRHQRVHSEQRPYSCHSCNQSFAHAKTLAVHRRVHTKEGTFRCQDCSRHFKSQGNLRTHQRTHTREQPWQCLECGKGFGQLQNLHKHQRRHASVRRFSCNECKKTFKDSSSLRAHGRLHSGETPYRCGACGKGFRESGILRKHERVHTGETPYKCSFCPRSFSQLGHLQAHERVHRGEAPHQCAFCGKNFRESGDLNKHQRIHTGECPYLCTECGRAFCQAGHLKRHQLIHSGETPFSCQVCRRSFRHAKTLLVHLRTHTKEKPYACVVCSKSFSQAQNLKRHLRVHTGESPYSCTICGKSYKDARSLGEHRRSHTGETPFPCPQCGKHFKHARTLKVHQRIHTGERPYHCAVCPKRFRHSKDLKKHQKAHAREAK